In the Microtus pennsylvanicus isolate mMicPen1 chromosome 6, mMicPen1.hap1, whole genome shotgun sequence genome, one interval contains:
- the Misp3 gene encoding uncharacterized protein MISP3 isoform X1: METPIQREIRRSCEREQSLRRSRGLSPGRAGEELIELRVRPVLSRPGPGPPLPRALERARAGAKMQRDIEREAHRQAALASPATLLPSARQRPQPLDELKRFFEAAAEDGGGLQRRPEAGGRLHPAVQDGCPLVGQPPPLVSPSLLEQEVRQVRERERELQLQRRSIYGAAEVQEPAPSLTPSRGDGKLAVIWPPRRPASENGLEKERRP, from the exons ATGGAGACGCCCATCCAGCGCGAAATCCGCCGTAGCTGCGAGCGCGAGCAGAGCCTGCGCCGGAGCCGGGGTCTGAGTCCCGGCCGTGCGGGCGAGGAACTCATCGAGTTGCGCGTGCGACCGGTGCTCAGCCGGCCCGGCCCCGGCCCCCCACTGCCGCGCGCCCTGGAGCGCGCTCGGGCGGGCGCGAAGATGCAACGGGACATCGAACGCGAGGCTCACAGGCAGGCGGCGCTGGCGAGCCCGGCGACTCTGCTGCCCAGCGCCCGGCAGCGGCCACAGCCGCTGGACGAACTCAAGCGCTTCTTTGAGGCTGCAGCGGAGGACGGCGGGGGTTTGCAGCGGCGGCCGGAGGCGGGAGGCCGGCTGCACCCCGCCGTGCAGGACGGCTGCCCGCTGGTGGGGCAGCCGCCGCCGCTGGTTTCCCCGTCGCTACTGGAGCAGGAGGTGCGCCAGGTGCGCGAGCGCGAGCGGGAGCTGCAGTTGCAGCGGCGCAGTATCTACGGGGCCGCTGAGGTCCAGGAGCCAGCGCCGAGCCTCACCC CGAGCAGGGGAGACGGAAAGTTGGCGGTGATCTGGCCCCCGCGGAGACCGGCTTCGGAGAACGGCCTGGAGAAG GAGCGCAGACCCTGA
- the Misp3 gene encoding uncharacterized protein MISP3 isoform X2, whose protein sequence is METPIQREIRRSCEREQSLRRSRGLSPGRAGEELIELRVRPVLSRPGPGPPLPRALERARAGAKMQRDIEREAHRQAALASPATLLPSARQRPQPLDELKRFFEAAAEDGGGLQRRPEAGGRLHPAVQDGCPLVGQPPPLVSPSLLEQEVRQVRERERELQLQRRSIYGAAEVQEPAPSLTPSRGDGKLAVIWPPRRPASENGLEK, encoded by the exons ATGGAGACGCCCATCCAGCGCGAAATCCGCCGTAGCTGCGAGCGCGAGCAGAGCCTGCGCCGGAGCCGGGGTCTGAGTCCCGGCCGTGCGGGCGAGGAACTCATCGAGTTGCGCGTGCGACCGGTGCTCAGCCGGCCCGGCCCCGGCCCCCCACTGCCGCGCGCCCTGGAGCGCGCTCGGGCGGGCGCGAAGATGCAACGGGACATCGAACGCGAGGCTCACAGGCAGGCGGCGCTGGCGAGCCCGGCGACTCTGCTGCCCAGCGCCCGGCAGCGGCCACAGCCGCTGGACGAACTCAAGCGCTTCTTTGAGGCTGCAGCGGAGGACGGCGGGGGTTTGCAGCGGCGGCCGGAGGCGGGAGGCCGGCTGCACCCCGCCGTGCAGGACGGCTGCCCGCTGGTGGGGCAGCCGCCGCCGCTGGTTTCCCCGTCGCTACTGGAGCAGGAGGTGCGCCAGGTGCGCGAGCGCGAGCGGGAGCTGCAGTTGCAGCGGCGCAGTATCTACGGGGCCGCTGAGGTCCAGGAGCCAGCGCCGAGCCTCACCC CGAGCAGGGGAGACGGAAAGTTGGCGGTGATCTGGCCCCCGCGGAGACCGGCTTCGGAGAACGGCCTGGAGAAG TAG